From the Lolium rigidum isolate FL_2022 chromosome 2, APGP_CSIRO_Lrig_0.1, whole genome shotgun sequence genome, one window contains:
- the LOC124686800 gene encoding protein CADMIUM TOLERANCE 4-like, whose product MTKQKQEQAATPTPALFSLHPTLFFMFSSLDSNFQFTSAPAKATADDQSQGDDRRLSAMDRVKKRHEEKGFLYACFFMLCCCFCCHEACERCLQCFCCCRSKDE is encoded by the exons ATGACAAAACAGAAGCAAGAACAAGCTGCCACTCCCACCCCCGCCCTCTTCTCCCTCCATCCCACACTTTTCTTCATGTTCTCATCTCTAGATTCCAACTTCCAATTTACCTCCGCCCCGGCGAAGGCAACTGCCGACGATCAGTCGCAGGGCGATGACAGGAGACTGTCGGCCATGGACCGTGTCAAGAAGCGCCACGAGGAGAAGGGCTTCCTCTATGCCTG CTTCTTCATGCTGTGCTGTTGCTTCTGCTGCCACGAGGCCTGCGAGCGCTGCCTCCAGTGCTTCTGCTGCTGCCGCAGCAAGGATGAGTGA